ATATTTTAGTCGGGCTTTGACCAGGACAGTAATAAAACCTCCCCGAACCAGTGTTATGTgtttgtgttgtttgtgttatgtTGAATTGCCAACACATTTGAATCTTTCTCATTCATTCCCGTGCTGAGAACTTGGATCAGATTCCCACATGGTGGATGGTTCTCTTCCTGCCACTGTCGAGAGTAGCGCTGCACTTAATGTGGATAGCCCATTTAGAAAGCAAATCATTTCTGGAGTGATATCTGGAATACGAGGGAGTGTTTTCCACAATTAGAAATTGCAGCCAATTTTCCAGATGGAGTGTAGGGAAATATTTTGCAACAATAACAGTGAATGATgagcaaatcagcatgagtttcgCGTGTAGAGGTTATCATTCGAGGGAAGGATTGATactaactctctccacttctgatctctctgtaaggattggtatgtgtttcttcgtcttacccttcctcaagttcacaatcagctcttgcgtcttactgatgttgagtgctaggttttgactgtgacaccactccactagttggcatatctcactcctgtacgcccttgcatcaccacctgagattctaccaacaatgcttgtatcgtcagaaaatttgtagatgttgtttgagctatgcctagccacacagtcatgtgcataCGGAGAATAGTGCAGTGGGCGAAACGCACACCCCTGAGGAGTGGCAGTGTTGATCGTTAGCGAGGAGATATTCTCACCAAtccacagattatggtcttcctgttaggaagagggcacagcatcaggatagggggaagtccattcaaaacagtgatgcagagaaatttctttagccagagggtggtaattcGGTGGAATCTGCTGCCTCATGCAGCTGCAGAAGCCACgttattggttatatttaaggcagagattgttagatCCTTGACTTGACATGGCATCAATGATTACGGGGAgatggctgggaactggggttgaggagaagacaAAAAAAGATCAGACATAAttgaatggccgagcagactcgATCAGACAGAGGACCTAATTCTGCTGTTATTCTTTTTGGCCATTATGATATTAGATGTAATAATGATATGAAGTACAGAGCAGCAAACATAAATGAGAGGGCATCTCAGAAAAATGAATTATCACTCTGGGGAAAAACGCTAACCAGTGTAATCAGTATGTCCCTCCTGGAAGCCATCCCAGTGATCTGAGCAGACAAGGTGTTGACAAAGAAACATCGAGTGCCCGACTCAGAGTTAGGGACAACTACCCAGAATCAGAGGGAATTACAGGAAAAACTGgttgacattaaaaaaaaaatcaacaatacataaaatacaacCAGGGtagtaagtgcagaaaatgccaagagaaaccagacacaatccaagacattccaggatcctgcagcagtttaactcaatcttagcaaataacattcaacaaaatcttgctttaagagTCTCCATCACTTCATAAAGACACCATAAATTCAAGACTGATCCAGTTAGAGTCAAAATTTTACAAATTATACGATAATCAaaacattatttcagatagggcaatccataataaccacctggataaaatattacaggataaacaagcaggaacagctccttcagtCGATAAAACTATTCCCAACATACACGTTCCTGAGCACCTCACCACAGGTATTgcttgtgtcatcagtcagacaaacaaaagattttctctgtcaatcagcttccaaatgtttcCACTCTGTTGCAGCCACGTCccactgctgattcccttctcctcgtCATATGTTCTTACCCCGACCATTGTCCAGAGCCcaaaactctgccctgtgcagacctgCCTCTGGTTTCTAACTCTGCTAAGTTGCACATCCAACTgatggtttcccattctgctttcagtctttagaggacacTGGTGTTTTCTAAGAAGCTTTTAGGAGCaggaaaatgacccataatgtgaAAATCAGCCATGAATAAGGAAATTAACTACCAATGCCATTCTCCATCAGCCCAGAGATTTGAAGGGTGAAGaagatctcagacagaactgcagtcagctcgacttcttcagtctgcaggaaattcaagggaaacgtCTTCACCTACAGAGAGGTGACTGTTTGGAACTCATCACCACAGAGAGATCGAGAGGGGAACAGGGGAAGATTCAAAGGACCGTCATGGAACTGAATCATTGGCAGGATCAGCTGGCCTGAGTtaactctctactgtacactaggtgtgttataaattcactaagtactgATGACAAAGTTCAAAACAGAACtggtttatttgtctcagatccagaatattaaactccagtcccattaaaggtgaatgtggagcagaagaaactcctcccatgcccagtgaccagggtgcagtactgggtgtggtgagcagcagcaataattgcagagttcagcactgacagtcactctcaaaattgcattcagcaatggtgatggacaaatatccagcatgcagtttATTGAAAGTTTCTCCCAGTGTGAAaccggtagtgtgtcacaaggttagataaCTGAGTGAAACCCTTCCCAAATTTActacaggtgaacggcctctcgccagtgtgaacactctggtgactctgtagtgggatgattgagtgaatctcttcccacagtctgagcaggtgaatggcttctccccggtgtgaactcgctggtgtctctgtaggtggcatgactgagtgaatgtcttcccacagtctgagcaggtgaacggcgtctccctagtgtgaactcgttTGTGAATTTGTGGGTCGGATGACCGactgaatgtcttcccacagactgagcaggtgaagggcctctccccagtgtgaactgattggtgtctcCGTAGGTCAGATAATAACATGaaacctttcccacagactgggcAAGTTatcggcttctccccagtgtgaaatcgctggtGTCTATTAAGGTCAGGTGGTCCATGGAATCCCTTCCTacagtcagagcaggtgaacggtctctcccccaTATGAACTCGGTGATGTACCTGGAGATCAaatgactgagtaaatctcttcccacagtctgagcaggtgaatagtCTCTCCCctctgtgaactcgctgatgtatcttcagtttagatgagaaagtgaatcccttcccacagactgagcaggtgaatgggttctctccagtgtgaactcgctggtgtctctgtaggtggaatgaccgagtgaatgtcttctcacagtctgagcaggtgaacggtgtctccccagtgtgaactcatttGTGACTTTGTAGgtcggatgactgactgaatgtcttcccacagactgagcaggtgaagggcctctccccagtgtgaactgattggtgtctcCGTAGGTCAGATAAtaaagtgaaacctttcccacagactgggcAAGTGatcggcttctccccagtgtgaaatcgctggtGTCTATTAAGGTCAGGTGGTCCatggaatcccttcccacaatcagaacaggtgaacggtctctcccccgTATGAACACGGTGATGTACCTGGAGATCAAATGACCGAGtaaatttcttcccacagtctgagcaggtgaacggtctctcccctgtgtgaactcacAGGTGTACCAATAGtccagatgactgagtgaatcccttcccacagtctgagcaggtgaatggcctctccacggtgtgaactcgctgatgtatcttcagtttagatgagaaagtgaatcccttcccacagtctgagcaagtgaacggccgctccccggtgtgaatttgctgatgagccattaggtcagatgatcgagtgaatccttccccacaaattcagcaaatgaccagcctctgcccagtgtgaaatGACTGTAAGTCCACAAGTGGGAAGatcgactgaatcccttctcacacacagaacaggtgaatggccttgtcccagtgtgaacttgctgatgtaccttcaattgagatgaccaactgaatccattcccactgtctgagcaggagaacatcctctcccctttttttaaattggcatgcatgccagtcggtcagatgaccgagtgaatcacTGCCCATAATCTGAGCAGCAAGGCTGGTTgaatgaatcccttgctccacttcttaaatatctggacagatacAGCAAAACTGGTGAGTTGTGTTTGAGATCTCCGTAGACAAATTCCTTCAAAtttctaacctgtaaaaagatttacaaaaaccATCAATGTATGAAAGACAACATTACATATGAGATCACTTCAGTAGCTCACATGTGATCTGTtactgtgaggttcaacccaagttggagagagaaatcaccttttgactggacacagtgctggtatctggaattacCATcaaattccctgatgctcttcctctCTCTGAGAATGGGGCATTTCAGCCATCttcaatctgtgacctggctcagttgactctctccactggtattattccctgttcccactgagctgcatgggtgcctggccccacagaaACTGAaatactctcacacaaatagcctttgttgacgtacagctgggattttcttttatgtactgttaatttaaagtgccacagttttaacaccATGTAAATATCTCCTACTCAGATGTATGGTTGGTCTGCACATCTGTTAAAAGGAATTTGAGTGAATGTTATCGTTATTTAAGGTTCTTGTCATAGACatggaaaagtacaacacagaaacaggccctttggcccatctagttggtgttgaactatttaaactgtctatccccgtacacctaccatccaggtacctacacaaaCCTCTTAGATATTGAAAATGAGCTCGCATGCAACTGTTGGGCTGTCTGTTCATTCCTCACCTGGATGACagtctgcatgaagaagtttcccctcatgtccccattaatgtttcacctttcacccttaacccatggcctctggctttagtcccaccccatctcagtggaaaaagccagcctGAATTTACCCTGTATTTAACCCTCATAATTgtggtatacctccatcaaatctccccttaatcttctacattccaaggaataaagtactGACCTGTTCTGTCTCTCCTTCTAACCCAAGTGCTCCAGACCtgccaacatccttgtgaattttctctgaactctcggaacctcttttacatctttcatgtaggcaggtgaccaaaaccgcacacaatactccaaactaggcctcaccaatatcttgtacaaagtcaacataacgtccatctcctgtactcagtacttcggtttatgaaggccaatgtgacgaAATCTTTCAGTCCGTCCCTAtcgaactgtgacaccactttcagtgagatgtatacctgtattcccaaattcctttcttctacaacactcctcagtgcctgaccagttactgtgtaagacccaccctggtaggtcctaccaaagtgcaacaactcacacttgtctgcattaaattccattttccatttctcaaaccatcttTCTACCTGGTCCATTTGCACAGccagccatgatagtcttcctcgcagtCCGCTGAATCCCCAGTCTTGGCTTcaaccacaaatttgctgatccatttaaacacactatcatccagattgctgatatagatgacaaacaacaacagatccataaCTGATCcctctggcacaccactagtcacagcctccagtcagagaggcaaccatcagcTACCACATTCTGGCTTCCCCCAAGGACAGGGTCTCATCCAATTtaatatctcatcttgaatgctgcatgtctgaaacttcttgaccaacctccaatgagagactttgtcaagtgccttgctaaagtccatgcagacaacatctagtgccttgccttcatccactttcctgataacttcctcaagaaACTCTATTATTGGATaggcatgacctaccatgcacaaacacATGCTCTCTATCCTTCAtaagtccacatctatccaaatacttatctaTCCGGTTCCTGCACATACGTTAGAATAACTTTCCccttactgatgtcaagctcaccaagatacaatttcctagtttattttcagagcctttcttgaacagtggtACAATATTGGCCGTCCTACAATTCTCCACTGCCTCACCGGATACTAAGgacgatttaaatatctgtgtttGGGCCCCAACAATTTCTGCAGTTATCTTCCGCAGATTCCtggggaacaacttgtcaggccctggggatttgccCATGGtaatttgccttaagacagcaaacaactccacctctgtaatctgtacagggtccatgaagttgatgttgatttgcctcacttctacagactctgtgtccatcccctgagtaaatacaaatgcagaaaaaatctcccccatctattttgtctcctcatatggattaccattctgatcctgCAGAGGATTAATATTTtttccttgcaatctttttgctcttaacatacctacagaatccctgaggattctccttcaccttgtctgatggggcaacctcatgccttcttttatttctttcacaagtgttcacttgaatttcctgtacttcataagtaccccatttgttcctatccgcctgtacctggtatgcacctcctttttattgatctgggagatggaagccaaaggggtgatagagctgcgtggtgggaggtggggcatgggggggggggggtaaactaAAATTGCAGGgggaataacagaacagatagtggtgggGTAGTGCAGAcaggtgttgttcagacctcagacaaggTCAATGAAAAACGttgagcatgatgcagtgaatatgctcagccctgtatatttcaatacaaggaacaccgtaggaaaggtggatgtgttcaggacatggatcaacagCTGGAATTATGagactaggatctggcaactgtggactgggacaggctgctttatggcaaaggtgtgcttggtaattgagaggccttcaaagtgaaattttgaaagtacaaagcgaGTATGGGCTTCTTGGAATAAAAGGTacagatagaaactgtagggaaccttggatttcaagaaatattgagaccctggtgaagcacaaaatggagTTATATaacagggataggaaggtaggttcttatggagtataacAATGCAAGAGAACAAATAAGATATAAATCAGGATGTCTAAAAGAAGGAATGAGTTTGCTGTTGCAAAAAAGATGAAGGATAATTCTCAGGGATTCCAGAgacagattaagagcaaaaggattgcaaggcacaaagttgatcctctggaagaccggaatggcaatccacgtgtggaaccaaagcagatggggagaTGTTAAATATTTTTTCATCCCTATTTACACATGGACACagggtctatgggagtgtggaaaaggaCATGACGTGGTGCTCCCTtggaccctacaggaggcaagtgcagaagttgtcgggcccctagcagagataaccaaatcatccttagtgaacgggggggggggggggggggggggttatcagAGGATTGTAGGATAGCCAAAGTTATTTCACTGTTCAACATAAAACATTGAAATCCCCTGCATtttccaggccattcagcccacaatgttgtgccaaccatgcaacttactctagaaactgccgagagtttccctagcacatagtcctctattatctaagccccatgtacctgtctaagaggctgataaaagaccctattgtatctgcctcaaccaccgttgctggcagtgcattccacccacccaccactctctatgcaaaaacttacccctgactttccctctgtatctatttccaagcaccttaaaattatgccccctcctgttagccatttcagccctgggaaaagcctctgactatccacacaaataatgtccctcatcatcttatgtACCTAAACAAGGCACTAAGCATAAACAAGGAAACTATACATTGTTTTCAGGATTTGTTggaagtatgcaaaattatgagggtacagatagggtcaCTGCAAagaggttttttccactgatgttgggtgggatgacaaccagaggtcaagtgggtgttactaagtactgaccatgcaggctgcccaaacatttgcttctggcctttttccttttttgatagtttgaaattgtaaaagatggaaattaagAAAAAACATCCTTGCTTAAAccattaaagaaatttctcatctttaactttatgccttttggaattcaggtcatcttttactcgtttagccattcacagtaaaagaaattttgaccaggggtgctcaaacttctgcatgccagtGTATATATCCTGTTTCTTCCAAATTACTTccggaaattccagccattgctgctctgttttcatCCTTGCCTGTGTTCTTctcaaatcaattttgaccatATATTCTCTCaagtctctctatctctctttatTCCACATCTACTCCTCTGATGTCAGGCTGAATTTGATCACATTAAGATCACTTGCCCCTTAGTGTTCTTTGAACGTAAGTGACGTAATAATTTCTGGATCatgacaacacccaatccagaataactgatccccaaatgggctcaaccacgagctgttcTAAAAAAGCATCCTATAGGCATTCTGAGAGTTCctcctcttgagaccaacaccaAACTAATTTTCCTTATCACTTGCATGACAGCCcctgttgtaacattgcccttttggcacacattttctatctcccattgtaacttgtggaccacatacttactactgtttggaggtctctaTACATTTCCCATCAGGGATCTTTTTTTTACGTTTCCAGTTCCTTTATTCTACCcacagattctacaccttccaaccctatgccaaTATTAAAttttaccaacacagccacaCAACCCCACTACCAGCTTGTTCTTTCAAGAAACATAATTATCTGTGAAACAAGacgacctgcagatgctagaaatctagagaactacacacaaagtgttggaggaactcagcatgtcaggcaacgtctatggatgggaatcaacattttgggccaagacagttTATCGAGACTCTTGATACCCACGaatctggaatatcaacaagcaagtagtgcaaaatagagaaagcctttgacagaATTTAGTTCAAGACTTAAAAATCTTggcaaacagagctcaatagttgacaaatacaacaaaggtaATAAACACTTTCATCAATACCCACACTGACATTTGTTAATAAAAACATCTTGGCCCATTTTCAATCAGTAGAGtttacaaagataaataagaaCTTTAGAAAAGTCTATTCACACTCAGAcaccagtgaatctgcagatgctggaaataaataaaagcccaaatgctggcagaactcagcaggccagacagcatctatgggaggaggtagtgacaatgatTCGGGCTgaaccccttcatcaggagtgacacATTTAGGTTAACACCaccttggacagaaggaggaagaagaaaaaCACACATGAAAAAAATCAGAcgacagtcagataaaacttgtaAGTATATActttcatcaaaaatgaacaggatttagcactccatgtgtgtatatgcaatcatgataagaaatacagaccagaaaacttCAATGAGAGGCCAaatcagaaaaataaatcatcactctggaagaaaacattaaacagtggaatgagtatgaccctccatgggagagaTCTCAACGATCTGAGCAGatgagatggtgacaaggaagcaccatgcacctgactgagagttggagacctcttcacaGAAACCCAAGGGTTTCCTGCAGAAATACAGGGCAAGGTGgttaacaaaaggaaaaaaaaacaaaaatacatgacatacaaacaaacaaggcagtaagtgcagaaaatgccaagagaaaccagacacaatccaacacattccaggatcccgcagcagtttaattcaatctgattacctacaaaggtacaatcaagtggcaaatatcattcatcaaaatcttgctttaaaatacaaactcatcaaTGCCCACCATAACTTAATAAAGGCACCATGAATTCAAGCCTgacccagttttagagtcaagatcttacaaacgtttgtacaaattatatgataatcaatacattatttcagagaGGATAATCCAAGAgaaccatctggatataatattactggataaacaagcaggaacaagtcCCTCAATGgataaaaccattcccaacacacatGTACCTCAACCAGTGGAGAACCTTACCacaggcattgtttgtgtcatcagtcaatCGACTGATTGTCTCTGTCAATCatcttccaaatgttgctactctgacATTTGTTGCCACACcccgctgctgattcccttctcctcatcataagTTCTTAACCCGACCATCGTCCAGAGCCCCAAattctgccctgtgcagacccaCCTCTGGTATCTGACCCTGCTCAGTTAAACACCCAACTGATGGTTTCCCATTCTGTTTTCGGCCTTTAGAGGACAGTGATGTTCTCTAAAAACCCTTTAGCagcagggaaaatgacccataatgtggaaattAGTCGTGATTATGGAGATTAACAACCAATatcattcttcctcagcccagagatttgaggggtgaagaacatctcagacagaactgtaatcagctcgacttcttcagtctgcagaaaattcaagggaaacgttttcacccacagatgatgactgtttggaacccatcaccagagggagagtgagagatgagCAACAGGGGGGGGCCGGATTTAAATAGACtgtcatggaaatgaataactggcagggtccagctggcctgagttgattctctactgtacactaggcGTGTTATAAATGCactaagtaccagagacagagtttaaaatagaattgatttatttgtctcagatccagttccattaaaggtgaatgtgcagcagaaga
This region of Hypanus sabinus isolate sHypSab1 unplaced genomic scaffold, sHypSab1.hap1 scaffold_53, whole genome shotgun sequence genomic DNA includes:
- the LOC132389313 gene encoding zinc finger protein 214-like, whose protein sequence is MATSGLRFIQRPQCPEAGGTTERHQRVHTGVKPFICCECRKGFTRSSSLLAHQRVHNCGKKFTRSFDLQVHHRVHTGERPFTCSDCGKGFHGPPDLNRHQRFHTGEKPITCPIHQRVHRGERLFTCSDCGKRFTQSFDLQVHHRVHMGERPFTCSDCRKGFHGPPDLNRHQRFHTGEKPITCPVCGKEPGPSPASKDGIGGTK